TGGCGAAAACAGGTGCTAATGTAAATGGCGATATTTTTTTAAATATGGTTGATGGCATAAAGATAAATAAAAATCAAAGTGTAAAAGTAGGCGAGTTTGAAACACCTGCTCTTTTAATAGATAATGAAGTTGTAAATCTAAATTTCAAAATTGTTGATGAATTTACAAAAATGACAAAAGGTTCTGTTGCAACAATTTTTGTGAGAAAAGGTGACGATTTTATAAGAGTTAGCACAAGTTTGAAAAAGGAAGATGGAAATAGAGCAATTGGAACAAAATTAGATATAAGCCATCCAGGTTATAAAAAAGTTTTAGAAGGAGAGACTTATTTAGGAAAAGCTGTTTTATTTGGAAAAAGTTATATGACAAAATATATTCCAATAAAGCAAGATGGTGAAGTAATTGCAATTGCATTTATTGGTTCAGATATAAGTGAAGATTTGGCACATCTTACAGAAACAATTAATAGTAAAAAGATTGGAAAAACAGGTTATTACTACATTATTGATTCAAATGAAAAATCAAAAAAATATGGATATTTTTTAGTTCATCCAAAATTAAAAGATAAATCAGCTTTAGAGTTGGTTGATACAAATGGAGTTTCATTTGTAAAAGAGATGTTGACTAAAAAAGAAGGACAATTAAATTATTTATGGGAAGGCTTAGATAAATTTGTATTCTTTAAAACATATGAGGAATGGAATTGGTTGATAGTTGGAGGAGTTAGTTCAAATGAAATATTTGAAGAGGCAAATAAAATTATGTATCTAATAATTATTTTATCAATTATAACTGTTTTGATTATCTCAATATCAATATTTATCTCAATGAAGGTTTTATTAAAATCTTTAACAAATATTAAAAATGGTTTATTATCATTTTTTCAATATTTGAATAGAGAAACAAACAGTATAAATAAAATTGATATTAATTCAGAAGATGAATTTGGTGTTATGGCTAAACAAATCAATGAAAATATTGAAAAAATTGAAAAAACAGTTAAAGATGATAGAAAATTAATTGATGAAACAATAATAGTTTTAAATGAGTTTGAACAAGGAGATTTATGTCAAAGATTAAATGTTTCAGTTGATAATCCAGCGCTAATGGAATTAAAAACAGTTTTAAATAAAATGGCAGATAATCTTGAAACAAATATTGAAATAATTTTAAATATTTTAGAACAGTATAGTAATTATAATTATCTAAATAAAATTCCTACAAAAGATTTAAAAGCACATTTATTAAAACTTGCAAATGGTGTTAATACTTTAGGTGGTTCAATAACAGAAATGTTAGTTGAAAATAAATCTATGGGATTAACTTTAGATGAAACTTCAAATGATTTATTAAAAAATGTGGATAACTTAAATCATAGTTCAACTGAAGCAGCTTCAAGTTTAGAACAAACAGCTGCTGCGTTAGAAGAGATTACAAGTAACATTAGAAATACTACTGAAAATATTGCAAAAATGGCTACTTTTTCAAATGAAGTTACAAAATCAGCTGTTGATGGAGAAAAATTAGCAACTCAAACAACAACTGCAATGGAAGATATTAATACACAAGTTAGTGCAATAAATGAAGCAATAACTGTAATTGATCAAATTGCATTCCAAACAAATATTTTATCTTTAAATGCTGCCGTTGAAGCAGCAACTGCAGGAGAAGCTGGAAAAGGATTTGCGGTTGTTGCTCAAGAAGTGAGAAATCTTGCTTCAAGAAGTGCAGAAGCTGCTCGTGAAATAAAAGCGATAGTTGAAAATGCAACATCAAAAGCAAATCAAGGAAAAGAGATTGCTTCAAATATGATTCAAGGCTATAAACAATTGAATGAAAATATTTCTAATACAACAAAATTAATTTTTGATGTAGAAAATGCTTCAAAAGAACAATTATTAGGAATAGAACAAATAAATGATGCAATTAATCGACTAGATCAACAAACTCAACAAAATGCTATGATAGCATCAGAAGCAAAAAATGTTGC
The genomic region above belongs to Arcobacter ellisii and contains:
- a CDS encoding methyl-accepting chemotaxis protein; protein product: MDFLKKSVIAKVIFVSIISIIISMSILTYLVVSNTSKAMKNSNEMSISKELSLLVENINTFNKVAKTGANVNGDIFLNMVDGIKINKNQSVKVGEFETPALLIDNEVVNLNFKIVDEFTKMTKGSVATIFVRKGDDFIRVSTSLKKEDGNRAIGTKLDISHPGYKKVLEGETYLGKAVLFGKSYMTKYIPIKQDGEVIAIAFIGSDISEDLAHLTETINSKKIGKTGYYYIIDSNEKSKKYGYFLVHPKLKDKSALELVDTNGVSFVKEMLTKKEGQLNYLWEGLDKFVFFKTYEEWNWLIVGGVSSNEIFEEANKIMYLIIILSIITVLIISISIFISMKVLLKSLTNIKNGLLSFFQYLNRETNSINKIDINSEDEFGVMAKQINENIEKIEKTVKDDRKLIDETIIVLNEFEQGDLCQRLNVSVDNPALMELKTVLNKMADNLETNIEIILNILEQYSNYNYLNKIPTKDLKAHLLKLANGVNTLGGSITEMLVENKSMGLTLDETSNDLLKNVDNLNHSSTEAASSLEQTAAALEEITSNIRNTTENIAKMATFSNEVTKSAVDGEKLATQTTTAMEDINTQVSAINEAITVIDQIAFQTNILSLNAAVEAATAGEAGKGFAVVAQEVRNLASRSAEAAREIKAIVENATSKANQGKEIASNMIQGYKQLNENISNTTKLIFDVENASKEQLLGIEQINDAINRLDQQTQQNAMIASEAKNVAIITDEISKLVVSSANKKEFEGKDNVKAKNVTTNEKKVEEKILKDKTEYNSIKKHQEDDWESF